TCAATTATCCCGTTAGTCGGCATAGTTGTGGTCATAATTTCGATTCGTCCGTTATCAGTCGTTAAATCGATTTGTCGTTCCAAATCGTTTGTTACTAGCATGATCCGGCCGTTGTCTGTTTTTCCAATAATCTCGCCATTCACTTGTTCTAAAATAATTTTACCGTTATTTGATTGGACATGGGTAGAAACCGCGTCGACATTTTTCATTTCGATGTTTCCATTGTCAGTTTCAAAAGAAATATCTTTCACGTCCAAGTTTTCCGCCTTGATTTTCCCATTATTGTTTTTTGTTTTAATCAAATCATATTGTTTTTGGGGAACTTTCACCAGTAGCTCCATTTTAGAAAATGATAAATCAAAACGTAAGAAATTCCATCTATTCTCTTTAAACTTTACTGTAAGCGTTTCGTTGTTTACATCAGCATCGAAATCGAATTTTGCGTTT
This genomic window from Sporosarcina sp. Marseille-Q4063 contains:
- a CDS encoding DUF4097 family beta strand repeat-containing protein, with the translated sequence MKQNRGLLIGVLIILFIVLGGTFFWQAWNKFVDDSKKIVLKDVSFTTIDILSDNASVEIIPTDSTTTTIEYIGKKRKNAKFDFDADVNNETLTVKFKENRWNFLRFDLSFSKMELLVKVPQKQYDLIKTKNNNGKIKAENLDVKDISFETDNGNIEMKNVDAVSTHVQSNNGKIILEQVNGEIIGKTDNGRIMLVTNDLERQIDLTTDNGRIEIMTTTMPTNGIIDVKTANGKIDVFGKKNEKTVFGEGKNLIKLRSDNGGITVNEK